In one Agathobacter rectalis ATCC 33656 genomic region, the following are encoded:
- the prmC gene encoding peptide chain release factor N(5)-glutamine methyltransferase, producing MTYREAILLGESILQKAKIVDAKNDAWLLLAMACRINHTYYYVHMDEEMSQEQIGEYQALLSKRAERIPLQYIVGEQEFMGLKFRVNSNVLIPRQDTETLVEEALKVIEPGMRVLDMCTGSGCIIISILKNTTNVDGAACDISKQALNVAKENARINGVFVDFERSDLFEHVDEMYDVIVSNPPYIRSDEIPHLMPEVSVFEPHEALDGSEDGLLFYRRIIKDCRANLKPQGRLLFEIGCDQGRQVSEMMQFAGFSDVHVIKDLAGNDRVVSGVFDSKEEKHV from the coding sequence ATGACATATAGAGAAGCAATTTTACTTGGGGAAAGCATATTACAAAAAGCAAAGATAGTTGATGCAAAAAACGATGCATGGCTGCTTTTAGCCATGGCATGCAGGATAAATCACACATATTACTATGTGCATATGGATGAGGAAATGTCGCAGGAGCAGATAGGGGAATATCAAGCATTGCTGAGTAAGCGCGCTGAGCGTATTCCGCTCCAGTACATAGTCGGAGAGCAGGAGTTTATGGGACTCAAATTCCGTGTGAACAGCAATGTGCTCATACCGCGTCAGGATACAGAGACTCTTGTAGAGGAGGCACTCAAGGTGATAGAGCCGGGTATGAGAGTGCTTGATATGTGTACAGGAAGCGGCTGCATAATTATAAGCATCTTAAAGAATACGACTAATGTGGACGGTGCAGCCTGTGATATCTCAAAGCAGGCGCTCAATGTGGCAAAGGAAAACGCAAGGATTAACGGCGTGTTTGTTGATTTTGAGAGAAGCGATCTGTTTGAGCATGTCGATGAGATGTATGATGTGATAGTATCCAATCCACCATATATAAGAAGCGACGAGATACCGCATCTGATGCCTGAGGTGTCTGTGTTTGAGCCGCATGAGGCTCTTGACGGCTCTGAGGATGGACTTTTATTTTACAGGCGCATCATAAAGGATTGCAGAGCAAATCTAAAGCCACAGGGCAGGCTGCTTTTTGAGATAGGCTGTGACCAGGGCAGACAGGTGTCAGAGATGATGCAGTTTGCCGGATTTAGCGATGTACATGTGATAAAGGACCTGGCGGGAAATGACAGGGTAGTATCGGGAGTGTTTGACAGCAAGGAGGAAAAACATGTTTGA
- the aroB gene encoding 3-dehydroquinate synthase produces MSIFNVELKKVVDDTYDIEIGYNLSDTLVSDLENGLAGKIKKFAVITDTNVRDPYALPICEKIKHAGYSVDLFVFPAGEKSKSRETKAKIEDAMLKKGYRRDCCIIAVGGGVVTDLSGFIAGTYGRGVPFINYATTLLAAADASVGGKTAIDTPLATNTIGLFNQPQKVYIDIAAWKTLPQRQMASGMAETIKHACLGSEDMFEFIEENLDDIYSFKKFACEYIAENNCRIKYNVVMKDEREAGLRETLNLGHTVGRAIETVSDYKLLHGEALSIGMAAQALMSARLGYMSEEQAERVIKLYERAGLPTRIPDYIDREELVKKLYTDKKVRDGKLRFVLQKGIGATVEFAPGVYAKPIEESLAREIIMEL; encoded by the coding sequence ATGAGCATATTCAATGTAGAACTCAAAAAAGTAGTAGATGACACATATGATATTGAGATAGGCTACAACCTCTCAGACACCCTTGTATCTGACCTGGAAAATGGTCTTGCGGGCAAGATAAAGAAATTTGCAGTGATTACAGATACAAATGTGCGTGATCCTTATGCTCTTCCAATCTGTGAGAAGATAAAGCATGCGGGATACTCAGTGGATTTGTTTGTTTTCCCGGCTGGGGAAAAGAGCAAGTCACGTGAGACAAAGGCAAAGATAGAGGATGCCATGCTTAAAAAGGGGTACAGAAGAGACTGCTGTATTATTGCAGTCGGTGGAGGTGTGGTAACCGACTTATCGGGCTTTATTGCAGGAACCTACGGCAGAGGAGTACCGTTTATCAACTATGCAACCACCCTTCTAGCGGCGGCAGATGCATCGGTAGGTGGAAAAACAGCAATTGATACACCTCTTGCTACCAACACCATAGGTCTGTTCAATCAGCCCCAAAAGGTATATATAGACATAGCTGCCTGGAAAACACTGCCACAGCGCCAGATGGCAAGCGGCATGGCAGAGACTATCAAGCATGCATGCTTAGGCAGCGAGGATATGTTTGAATTTATAGAGGAAAATCTGGATGATATATATTCATTCAAGAAATTTGCATGTGAGTATATCGCAGAAAATAACTGTCGTATCAAGTACAATGTGGTTATGAAGGATGAGCGAGAGGCGGGACTTCGCGAAACCTTAAATCTGGGCCATACAGTAGGCCGGGCAATCGAGACAGTCAGCGACTACAAGCTGTTGCATGGAGAGGCACTGTCGATTGGAATGGCAGCACAGGCACTTATGTCAGCACGGCTTGGCTATATGTCGGAGGAGCAGGCAGAGCGCGTGATAAAGCTCTATGAGAGAGCCGGTCTTCCGACACGTATACCTGACTATATAGACAGGGAAGAGCTTGTAAAGAAACTCTACACCGATAAAAAGGTGAGAGACGGCAAGCTGCGCTTCGTGCTCCAAAAGGGCATAGGAGCCACTGTTGAGTTTGCACCGGGAGTGTATGCAAAGCCTATAGAGGAAAGTCTGGCACGAGAAATTATAATGGAGCTGTAG
- a CDS encoding NAD(P)-dependent malic enzyme yields MDNKEKALKCHEEWNGKLETIAKSKVNSREDLAIAYTPGVAEPCKVIAEDKEAAYKYTWKANTVAVVSDGSAVLGLGNIGPYAAMPVMEGKCVLFKEFGNVNAVPICLDTQDTEEIIAAVKNIAPGFGGINLEDISAPRCFEIEERLKEMLDIPVFHDDQHGTAIVVLAGIINSLRLTGKKKEDCKVVVNGAGSAGVAITKLLLTYGFTHVTMCDRLGIIGKDYPNLNWMQQKMTEVTNLENAKGTLADALKGADIFVGVSAPNIVTAEMVSSMNKDSILFAMANPVPEIMPDVAKAAGARVVGTGRSDFPNQINNVVAFPGIFKGALEGRATQITEEMKLAAAEALAGLVSDEELNDDFIMPEAFDPRVAAVVSEAVKSHI; encoded by the coding sequence ATGGATAATAAAGAAAAAGCACTGAAATGCCACGAAGAGTGGAACGGAAAACTCGAAACCATCGCCAAATCAAAGGTTAATTCGAGAGAGGACCTTGCAATTGCATACACCCCAGGTGTTGCTGAGCCATGTAAGGTCATAGCCGAGGATAAGGAGGCTGCATACAAATACACCTGGAAGGCAAATACCGTTGCCGTAGTGTCAGACGGAAGTGCTGTGCTTGGTCTTGGAAACATCGGTCCTTACGCTGCCATGCCTGTCATGGAGGGTAAATGCGTACTTTTCAAGGAGTTTGGAAACGTAAACGCTGTTCCTATCTGTCTCGACACTCAGGACACTGAGGAGATTATTGCTGCAGTCAAAAATATCGCACCGGGCTTTGGCGGAATAAACTTAGAGGATATTTCTGCTCCGCGCTGCTTTGAGATTGAGGAAAGACTTAAAGAGATGCTCGATATTCCTGTATTCCACGATGACCAGCACGGAACTGCAATCGTCGTACTCGCCGGTATCATCAACTCTCTGCGCCTGACCGGCAAAAAGAAAGAGGACTGCAAGGTTGTTGTAAACGGTGCAGGCTCAGCAGGTGTTGCCATCACTAAACTTCTTCTGACATACGGCTTTACACATGTGACCATGTGTGACCGTCTAGGCATCATAGGAAAGGACTATCCAAACCTCAACTGGATGCAGCAGAAAATGACAGAGGTTACAAACCTTGAAAATGCAAAGGGTACTCTCGCAGATGCTTTAAAGGGTGCTGACATATTCGTAGGTGTTTCCGCTCCAAATATCGTCACAGCCGAGATGGTTTCTTCTATGAACAAGGACTCTATCCTTTTTGCCATGGCAAATCCTGTTCCTGAGATTATGCCTGATGTGGCAAAGGCTGCAGGTGCCAGAGTGGTCGGTACCGGAAGAAGTGATTTTCCTAACCAGATAAACAACGTGGTTGCATTCCCCGGAATCTTCAAGGGTGCCTTAGAGGGACGCGCCACGCAGATCACTGAGGAAATGAAGCTTGCTGCCGCAGAGGCACTGGCCGGTCTTGTTTCAGACGAAGAATTAAATGATGATTTTATTATGCCTGAGGCATTTGACCCGCGTGTTGCCGCTGTTGTCAGCGAAGCTGTAAAGTCACATATTTAA
- a CDS encoding viroplasmin family protein codes for MASKYYAVKKGKVPGIYFNWNDCKAMVDGYQGAVYKSFKTIEEAEKFINGEKIIAGEKTITGMKSSGENSTYAFVDGSFNKVTQTYGYGGFLVTDHEKYVLQGADNDAEMVTMRNVAGEIKGAEAAVKKAIELGIKELVIYYDYMGIEMWATGAWKRNKAGTIAYHEYIMSVKDKIKLTFVKVKGHSGVEGNEEADKLAKQAVGIL; via the coding sequence ATGGCATCAAAATACTATGCGGTAAAAAAGGGAAAGGTTCCCGGGATATATTTCAACTGGAATGATTGCAAAGCAATGGTTGACGGATATCAGGGAGCAGTGTATAAAAGCTTTAAGACGATAGAAGAGGCAGAAAAATTTATTAACGGAGAGAAAATTATTGCCGGAGAGAAAACCATTACGGGAATGAAATCATCCGGCGAAAATAGTACGTATGCGTTTGTAGACGGCTCCTTTAACAAGGTTACACAAACCTATGGCTATGGAGGCTTTCTTGTGACTGACCATGAAAAATACGTGCTGCAGGGGGCAGATAATGATGCCGAGATGGTCACAATGCGCAACGTAGCAGGAGAGATAAAGGGCGCGGAGGCTGCCGTAAAAAAGGCTATAGAGCTTGGAATTAAGGAACTGGTCATATACTATGACTACATGGGCATAGAGATGTGGGCAACAGGGGCCTGGAAGCGAAACAAGGCAGGCACTATAGCTTATCACGAATACATCATGTCAGTTAAGGATAAAATAAAGCTTACCTTTGTGAAGGTAAAAGGACACTCAGGAGTAGAGGGCAACGAAGAGGCAGATAAGCTCGCCAAGCAGGCTGTGGGGATACTGTAG
- a CDS encoding ABC transporter substrate-binding protein/permease, whose translation MKSIKKKPIMILLMAALMATFIVSLCACGKSDSKKVACVDDLEGAKIGVQLGTTGDIYVSDYENDGSGTKVERYNKGADAVQALKVGKIDCVVIDEQPALAFVKENKGLKILDEEFTNEDYAFCLKKGNTELRDKVNTALEKLQQDGTVQSIIDNYIGSEDQVGKTPYVKKDIDRSNGTLKVGTNAEFPPYEYYEDNKVTGIDMDIMQAIADELGMDMQVEDMQFDAIIAAVSSGKVDVGAAGFTVTEDRQKNVDFTDTYITTKQEIIVKDSQSGSSIGIKEKLYDNFVKDNRYMYIVKGLGNTIVITIFAVMLGIVLGFLIAIVRTSHDRNGGLAILNGICKAYLTIIRGTPVMIQLLIIYYVVLASVTNKILVAVIAFGLNSAAYVAEIVRSGIMSVDIGQFEAGRSLGLNYRQTMKLVIIPQAVKNILPALLNEFISLLKETSISGYIGMMDLTKGGDIIRSNTYEAFIPLIAVALIYLVIVMLLSHGVSKLERRLRSNER comes from the coding sequence ATGAAATCCATTAAGAAAAAACCGATTATGATTTTGCTTATGGCAGCATTAATGGCTACGTTCATCGTTAGCTTATGCGCATGCGGCAAAAGCGACAGCAAAAAGGTCGCTTGTGTGGACGATCTGGAGGGCGCAAAAATAGGTGTCCAGCTCGGTACCACAGGAGATATCTATGTATCTGATTATGAGAACGACGGTTCAGGCACCAAGGTAGAGAGATACAATAAGGGTGCTGATGCAGTCCAGGCATTAAAGGTCGGCAAGATTGACTGCGTAGTTATTGATGAGCAGCCGGCACTTGCCTTTGTAAAAGAAAACAAAGGACTTAAGATACTGGACGAGGAGTTTACCAACGAGGACTATGCATTCTGCCTGAAAAAGGGCAATACAGAGCTTCGCGACAAGGTAAACACTGCGCTTGAAAAGCTGCAGCAGGATGGAACAGTTCAGAGCATCATCGACAACTATATCGGCTCTGAGGATCAGGTGGGAAAGACTCCCTACGTGAAGAAGGACATTGACAGGTCAAACGGAACACTTAAGGTAGGAACCAATGCAGAGTTCCCTCCATATGAGTACTATGAGGACAACAAGGTCACAGGAATTGATATGGATATCATGCAGGCCATAGCCGATGAGCTTGGCATGGATATGCAGGTAGAGGATATGCAGTTTGACGCAATCATTGCCGCTGTATCATCAGGCAAGGTGGATGTCGGGGCAGCAGGCTTTACAGTGACAGAGGACAGACAGAAAAATGTTGATTTTACCGATACATATATTACCACAAAGCAGGAGATTATCGTAAAAGACAGCCAGTCGGGTTCTTCTATCGGTATAAAGGAAAAGCTCTATGACAACTTTGTCAAGGACAATCGTTACATGTATATCGTAAAGGGTCTTGGCAATACAATAGTTATCACAATATTTGCCGTAATGCTTGGTATTGTGCTGGGATTTTTAATTGCGATAGTCAGAACCAGCCATGACAGAAACGGCGGTCTTGCCATATTAAACGGAATTTGCAAGGCATACCTGACTATCATCAGGGGAACACCTGTCATGATACAGCTTCTTATTATATACTATGTAGTGCTTGCATCTGTGACCAACAAGATACTTGTAGCAGTCATTGCTTTCGGCCTCAACTCAGCTGCATATGTGGCAGAGATTGTGCGTTCAGGAATCATGTCTGTAGATATAGGACAGTTTGAGGCAGGACGAAGCTTAGGACTCAACTACAGACAGACCATGAAGCTTGTTATCATACCGCAGGCTGTCAAAAATATACTTCCGGCGCTGCTTAACGAGTTTATCAGCCTCCTAAAGGAGACATCAATCAGTGGTTATATTGGTATGATGGATCTGACAAAGGGTGGAGATATCATACGAAGCAACACATACGAGGCATTTATACCGCTTATTGCTGTAGCCCTTATTTATCTGGTTATAGTGATGCTTTTAAGCCACGGAGTAAGCAAACTTGAGAGGAGACTGAGAAGCAATGAAAGATAA
- the rho gene encoding transcription termination factor Rho — protein sequence MREKYESLSAFVLKDLAKARGIKGVSSLKKGQIIERMLEEDAKEAEEAEKNGTAEERANSFKDDYAALDSGEEAEGILEVMPEGFGFIRCDNYMPGDHDIYVAPAQIRRFNLKTGDIVKGNMKVKSEREKFQALLYLTTVNGYTPDVAQKRTSFEDLVPIFPNERLRLERPGASVAMRVVDLISPIGKGQRGMIVSQPKAGKTTLLKEVAKSVTVNNPEMHLIILLIDERPEEVTDIKEAIEGNNVEVIYSTFDELPEHHKRVSEMVIERAKRLVEHGNDVMILLDSITRLARAYNVTVPPSGRTLSGGLDPVALHMPKRFFGAARNMRNGGSLTILATALVDTGSKMDDVVFEEFKGTGNMELVLDRKLSEKRIFPAIDIVKSGTRREDLLLDEDEQAAVDNMRKAFNGMRSDEAVENVLNMFAHTKSNKEFVNLVKKNRIL from the coding sequence ATGAGAGAAAAATATGAAAGTTTGTCGGCATTTGTGCTTAAGGATCTGGCGAAGGCAAGAGGAATTAAGGGCGTTTCATCACTGAAAAAGGGACAGATTATTGAAAGAATGCTCGAGGAGGATGCAAAAGAGGCTGAGGAGGCTGAGAAAAACGGTACAGCCGAGGAGCGCGCCAACTCTTTTAAAGATGATTATGCAGCACTCGACAGTGGAGAAGAGGCAGAAGGCATACTTGAGGTAATGCCGGAGGGCTTTGGATTTATCCGCTGTGATAATTATATGCCGGGAGATCATGATATCTATGTGGCACCTGCGCAGATACGCCGCTTCAATTTAAAGACAGGTGATATCGTAAAGGGTAATATGAAGGTGAAGTCTGAGCGTGAGAAATTCCAGGCTCTTTTATACCTGACAACTGTCAACGGATATACACCGGATGTAGCACAGAAGCGTACAAGCTTTGAGGATCTTGTGCCTATATTCCCGAATGAGAGACTGCGTCTCGAGAGACCTGGAGCAAGTGTTGCGATGAGGGTTGTAGATCTCATCTCTCCAATAGGAAAGGGACAGCGAGGCATGATCGTTTCACAGCCTAAGGCCGGAAAGACCACATTACTTAAAGAGGTTGCAAAGTCTGTCACTGTAAACAATCCTGAGATGCATCTTATTATTCTCCTTATTGATGAGAGACCGGAGGAGGTTACAGATATCAAGGAGGCTATAGAGGGGAACAATGTCGAGGTAATCTACTCTACATTTGATGAACTTCCTGAGCATCACAAGAGAGTGTCAGAGATGGTAATAGAGAGAGCAAAGCGCCTTGTAGAGCATGGTAATGATGTCATGATACTCCTTGACAGCATAACAAGGCTTGCAAGAGCTTACAATGTGACAGTTCCACCATCAGGCCGTACACTTTCAGGAGGACTTGATCCTGTAGCGCTTCATATGCCAAAGAGATTTTTCGGAGCAGCACGTAATATGAGAAACGGCGGCAGTCTGACAATACTTGCAACAGCTCTTGTTGATACCGGAAGCAAGATGGATGATGTAGTATTTGAGGAGTTCAAGGGAACAGGAAACATGGAGCTTGTGCTCGACAGAAAGCTTTCCGAGAAGAGGATCTTCCCTGCTATAGATATAGTAAAATCAGGAACAAGGCGTGAGGATCTGCTCCTTGATGAGGATGAGCAGGCAGCAGTCGATAATATGCGTAAAGCCTTCAACGGCATGCGCTCTGATGAGGCTGTTGAGAACGTACTCAACATGTTTGCACACACAAAGAGCAACAAGGAATTTGTTAATCTTGTAAAGAAAAACAGAATTTTATAA
- a CDS encoding amino acid ABC transporter ATP-binding protein produces the protein MKDNNVILEVKDLHKSFGEQEVLKGISTEVNRGDVIAIIGPSGCGKSTFLRSLNLLETPTSGQILFEGTDLTDKSTDINVTRQKIGMVFQQFNLFANMTIKANIMLAPVKLGVMTKDEASKKADELLTRIGLLDKADAYPAQLSGGQKQRVAIIRSLAMNPDVILFDEPTSALDPEMVGEVLSVMKELAEAGMTMVVVTHEMGFAREVANRVMFINEGTIAEEGTPEEVFGAPKSERLQEFLSRVL, from the coding sequence ATGAAAGATAATAACGTGATACTAGAGGTAAAAGACCTGCACAAGAGTTTTGGAGAGCAGGAGGTATTAAAGGGCATAAGCACAGAGGTGAACAGAGGTGATGTAATTGCCATCATCGGACCGTCAGGCTGTGGAAAGTCTACATTTTTACGCTCCCTCAATCTGCTCGAGACACCTACATCAGGACAAATCCTTTTTGAAGGAACAGACCTGACAGATAAGTCGACAGACATCAATGTGACCAGACAGAAAATCGGCATGGTTTTCCAGCAGTTCAATCTGTTTGCCAACATGACAATAAAAGCAAATATCATGCTCGCACCGGTGAAGCTTGGTGTGATGACGAAGGATGAGGCATCAAAGAAGGCAGATGAGCTTCTAACCAGAATAGGTCTCCTCGATAAGGCAGATGCATATCCGGCGCAGCTTTCCGGAGGACAGAAGCAGAGAGTGGCAATTATCCGTTCACTTGCTATGAATCCTGATGTCATACTGTTTGATGAGCCTACATCGGCACTTGACCCTGAGATGGTAGGTGAGGTGCTTTCAGTAATGAAGGAGCTTGCAGAGGCAGGCATGACAATGGTAGTCGTGACACACGAGATGGGCTTTGCCAGAGAAGTGGCCAACAGAGTGATGTTCATCAATGAGGGTACCATAGCTGAGGAGGGCACACCTGAGGAAGTATTTGGCGCACCAAAGAGTGAGAGATTACAGGAATTTTTGTCAAGAGTGTTATAG
- a CDS encoding DUF1385 domain-containing protein, with amino-acid sequence MKYSGIGGQAVMEGVMMQNKDTYAVAVRKPDHEIDVKVSKRKNSKALDAVRKIPILRGVVSFVDSLYLGMSTLMYSASFFEDEDDEGTLASKKKEKEEELTAEEKKKRAAKEKKQENAMLGGTVVLSIVIALALFFALPYFLSGFFKKVISSQMLIAFIEGVIRLAIFLGYIAIISLTPDIKRTFMYHGSEHKCINCIEHGLPLTVENVRKSSKHHKRCGTSFLLIVMLISILFFMFIRVDSKPLQLLLRLVLIPVIAGVSYEFIRLAGRYDNPVVNMLSVPGLLMQRMTTKEPDDEMIEVGIASVEAVFDWKKWQEENNVCAH; translated from the coding sequence ATGAAGTATTCAGGTATTGGCGGTCAGGCTGTCATGGAGGGCGTAATGATGCAGAACAAGGACACATACGCTGTAGCCGTAAGGAAGCCTGACCATGAAATAGATGTCAAGGTGTCAAAGCGTAAGAATTCAAAGGCGCTTGATGCAGTTAGAAAGATTCCTATTTTAAGAGGTGTGGTGAGCTTTGTCGATTCGCTTTATCTGGGCATGAGCACACTGATGTATTCAGCGTCATTTTTCGAGGACGAGGATGATGAAGGTACCTTGGCTTCAAAGAAAAAGGAAAAGGAAGAAGAACTCACAGCGGAAGAAAAGAAAAAAAGGGCTGCCAAAGAAAAGAAACAGGAAAATGCCATGCTTGGAGGTACAGTGGTACTGTCAATTGTCATAGCACTCGCGCTGTTTTTTGCATTGCCGTATTTCCTTTCAGGGTTTTTTAAAAAGGTGATAAGCTCACAGATGCTCATAGCGTTCATAGAGGGCGTTATCAGACTGGCAATATTTCTGGGGTATATAGCAATTATATCGCTGACCCCTGATATTAAGCGCACATTTATGTATCATGGCTCTGAGCATAAGTGCATCAACTGCATAGAGCACGGACTGCCTCTTACAGTGGAAAATGTGAGAAAAAGCTCAAAGCATCACAAGCGCTGCGGTACAAGCTTTCTGCTTATAGTAATGCTTATAAGCATATTGTTTTTCATGTTTATCCGTGTGGATTCAAAGCCGCTGCAGTTATTGTTACGACTTGTGCTTATTCCTGTAATCGCAGGGGTATCGTATGAGTTTATCAGACTTGCGGGCAGATATGACAATCCGGTTGTCAACATGCTTAGTGTCCCGGGGCTTTTAATGCAGCGAATGACCACAAAGGAGCCGGATGATGAAATGATAGAGGTTGGCATCGCATCGGTTGAGGCCGTGTTTGACTGGAAGAAATGGCAGGAGGAAAACAATGTGTGTGCACATTGA
- the prfA gene encoding peptide chain release factor 1 yields MFDKLEDLIHHYEELMNLLSEPDVANDANRFKKLMKEQSDLAPIVETYKKYKECKQNIEDSLAILDEESDEEMRELAKEELKDSKEQVEELEKKLKILLLPKDPNDDKNVIVEIRAGAGGEEAALFAAEIYRMYVHYAENRGWKVETLDADETGIGGMKSVEFMVKGSGAYSILKYESGVHRVQRVPETESQGRIQTSTCSVAVMPEAEDVDVKIDDKDIRIDVMRASGNGGQCVNTTDSAVRLTHYPTGIVIYSQTEKSQIQNKEKAFALLRTKLYDMELQKKQDAEAEERRSQIGTGDRAEKIRTYNFPQGRVTDHRINLTLYKLDKILNGDIQEIIDACIAADQAKKLSNMEHDA; encoded by the coding sequence ATGTTTGATAAGTTAGAAGATCTTATACACCATTATGAAGAGCTGATGAATCTGCTCAGCGAGCCGGATGTGGCAAATGATGCAAACAGATTTAAAAAGCTTATGAAGGAGCAGAGTGACCTTGCTCCTATAGTTGAGACATATAAGAAATATAAAGAGTGCAAGCAGAATATCGAGGATTCACTGGCTATTTTGGATGAGGAATCAGATGAAGAGATGAGAGAGCTCGCAAAGGAAGAGCTTAAGGATTCAAAGGAGCAGGTGGAGGAGCTTGAGAAGAAGCTTAAAATACTTCTTCTGCCAAAGGACCCTAACGATGACAAGAACGTAATAGTCGAAATCCGTGCCGGTGCAGGCGGAGAGGAAGCAGCACTTTTTGCAGCGGAAATCTACCGTATGTATGTGCACTACGCAGAGAACAGAGGCTGGAAGGTGGAGACACTTGATGCCGATGAGACAGGAATCGGCGGTATGAAGTCTGTCGAGTTCATGGTAAAGGGCTCAGGTGCATACTCTATCCTAAAGTATGAGTCGGGAGTACACCGTGTGCAGCGAGTGCCTGAGACAGAGTCGCAGGGACGTATCCAGACCTCTACATGCTCAGTTGCTGTAATGCCTGAGGCAGAGGATGTGGATGTCAAGATTGATGACAAGGATATCCGAATTGACGTAATGCGTGCTTCCGGAAACGGTGGACAGTGTGTCAACACAACAGATTCAGCAGTCCGACTGACACATTATCCAACAGGTATTGTCATCTACAGCCAGACTGAGAAGTCGCAGATACAGAACAAGGAAAAGGCTTTTGCACTTCTTCGTACAAAGCTCTATGACATGGAGCTTCAGAAGAAGCAGGATGCAGAGGCAGAGGAGAGACGAAGCCAGATCGGTACAGGAGACCGTGCTGAGAAGATTCGTACCTACAACTTCCCACAGGGACGTGTGACAGATCACAGAATCAATCTGACACTCTATAAGCTTGACAAGATTCTTAACGGAGATATCCAGGAAATAATTGATGCCTGTATCGCAGCCGACCAGGCGAAGAAGTTAAGTAACATGGAGCATGATGCATAA
- the rpmE gene encoding 50S ribosomal protein L31, whose amino-acid sequence MREGIHPDYYQATVTCNCGNTFVTGSTKPEIHVEICSKCHPFYTGQQKANQARGRIEQFNKKYGMK is encoded by the coding sequence ATGAGAGAAGGAATCCATCCAGATTATTATCAGGCAACTGTTACATGTAACTGTGGTAACACATTCGTTACAGGATCTACAAAGCCGGAGATCCACGTAGAGATTTGCTCAAAGTGCCATCCATTCTACACAGGTCAGCAGAAAGCTAACCAGGCTCGTGGACGTATTGAGCAGTTCAATAAGAAATATGGTATGAAATAG